In Mycolicibacterium alvei, a single window of DNA contains:
- a CDS encoding DsrE family protein, producing the protein MKFALRWLTICVMTSIAMLGAAPMSSAEPAARDGVFIHISHGPEDPHRVLMALNMATMMSEDRDVAVYFDINGVNVVLADAPDLTYAQFPSSKTQIATLLSKGVPLMACPGCLTAAGKSAADLAPGIQLADKQKFFSFTNGRILTLDY; encoded by the coding sequence ATGAAGTTCGCGCTGAGATGGCTGACGATCTGTGTGATGACGAGTATTGCGATGTTGGGGGCGGCCCCGATGTCCTCCGCCGAACCTGCCGCCCGCGACGGCGTGTTCATTCACATCAGCCACGGGCCGGAGGACCCGCATCGAGTGCTGATGGCGTTGAACATGGCGACGATGATGTCCGAGGACCGCGACGTGGCCGTCTACTTCGACATCAACGGAGTCAACGTCGTCCTTGCTGACGCCCCGGATCTCACGTACGCCCAGTTCCCGTCGTCCAAGACCCAGATCGCGACACTGCTCAGCAAGGGTGTCCCGTTGATGGCGTGCCCCGGATGCCTCACCGCAGCGGGAAAGAGTGCGGCCGACTTGGCTCCGGGAATCCAGCTAGCCGACAAGCAGAAGTTCTTCTCGTTCACAAACGGCAGAATCCTCACCTTGGACTATTGA
- a CDS encoding methyltransferase domain-containing protein, with the protein MRHGPANRPYGQAGGCPGRGPVIGDARVAATRAPNRLVCAAGRRLPLPYGVADVAITIATLEFTDTPMVLAKLDRITRPGGRIIALALNSGSLSGLLDQPTRRAPFSTADYLTRDELRRLSSRHGRVRVSGRLFTAAPWLGAIQVLVVERPM; encoded by the coding sequence ATGCGGCACGGGCCGGCTAACCGCCCATATGGTCAGGCGGGGGGCTGTCCTGGGCGTGGACCCGTCATTGGCGATGCTCGCGTCGCCGCCACCCGAGCCCCCAACCGACTCGTCTGCGCCGCTGGGCGACGGCTACCGTTACCCTACGGTGTCGCCGACGTGGCGATCACCATCGCGACACTCGAATTCACCGATACACCAATGGTTCTCGCCAAACTTGACCGCATCACCCGCCCCGGTGGACGAATCATCGCACTCGCCCTCAATTCGGGTAGCCTGTCGGGGCTGCTCGACCAGCCCACCCGCCGCGCCCCGTTCTCGACGGCTGATTACCTCACCCGAGACGAGCTCAGGCGCCTCAGTAGCCGCCATGGCCGAGTACGAGTGAGTGGCCGGCTGTTCACCGCAGCCCCGTGGCTGGGCGCAATACAGGTCCTGGTCGTCGAGCGACCGATGTGA
- a CDS encoding universal stress protein encodes MSPQQKPLGIVVGVDGSPSSTAAVEWAARDAEMRNVRLTLVHVVPPVVAGGGFWPETPAPGGLAELQEGEARQVIEDGLKTALEASSPDRAEQVHSEVRNAQIVPTLIELSKDADLLVLGCRGQGALARALLGSVSSALVHHAHCPVAVIHDEDPAQSHSPEAPVVVGVDGSPASELATEIAFDEASRRGVELVAVHAWSDMGPLNFGTPGRAPIEWANVKEQEEEVLGQRLAGWLEQYPDVPVRRVVVSDRPAPRLLEQAENAQLLVVGSHGRGGFTGMLLGSVSRTVVNSAQIPVIIARKP; translated from the coding sequence ATGTCACCGCAACAAAAGCCGCTCGGAATCGTGGTCGGCGTCGACGGCTCTCCGTCCTCGACGGCGGCAGTCGAATGGGCAGCGCGGGATGCCGAGATGCGTAACGTCCGACTCACTTTGGTGCACGTAGTACCTCCGGTGGTCGCCGGCGGCGGATTCTGGCCCGAAACGCCTGCCCCCGGCGGCTTGGCGGAACTGCAGGAAGGCGAAGCCCGCCAGGTCATCGAGGACGGCCTCAAGACCGCACTGGAGGCCAGTTCGCCCGATCGCGCGGAACAGGTGCACAGTGAGGTGCGGAACGCCCAGATCGTCCCCACCCTGATCGAATTGTCCAAGGATGCCGACCTGCTCGTGCTGGGCTGCCGGGGTCAGGGTGCGCTGGCCCGGGCCTTGCTGGGGTCGGTCAGTTCCGCTCTGGTCCACCACGCACACTGCCCTGTGGCTGTCATCCACGACGAAGATCCGGCGCAGTCGCATTCACCGGAGGCGCCAGTGGTGGTCGGTGTCGACGGGTCCCCGGCGTCAGAGTTGGCGACCGAGATCGCTTTCGACGAAGCCTCGCGACGCGGTGTCGAGTTGGTGGCCGTGCACGCCTGGAGTGACATGGGACCCCTGAACTTCGGCACCCCCGGCCGCGCGCCGATCGAATGGGCAAACGTCAAGGAACAGGAAGAAGAGGTCCTCGGGCAGCGGCTGGCGGGGTGGCTCGAACAATACCCGGACGTTCCCGTGCGCAGGGTTGTCGTGAGCGACCGGCCCGCACCTCGGCTCCTTGAACAGGCGGAGAACGCCCAACTGTTGGTCGTCGGCAGTCACGGCCGCGGCGGTTTCACCGGCATGCTGCTGGGGTCGGTGAGCCGAACCGTGGTGAACTCCGCTCAGATACCCGTGATCATCGCCAGGAAACCCTAA
- a CDS encoding ZIP family metal transporter — translation MSVLGWIVVAGLAMSLLALVGSAALLIPERLFARIVMPLVALAAGALLGGALFHMLPESIEVIGNDLSVYVWVAAGMFSFYLLEQFLHWHHCHRPISEHRPLGYLILAADGLHNLVGGVAVGSAFVVDVRLGVVTWLVAAAHEIPQELGDFGILVHSGWSARHALLYNVASALTFPIGGLLAYGFAGHVDVAYLVPFAAGNFIYIALADLLPEITTSPHPRHKIVYSLCFAAGLVLLGVTAVLV, via the coding sequence ATGTCGGTGCTCGGCTGGATCGTGGTGGCGGGACTTGCGATGAGTCTGCTGGCCTTGGTCGGCAGCGCCGCTCTGCTCATTCCCGAACGCCTGTTTGCGCGAATCGTGATGCCGTTGGTGGCACTCGCGGCGGGTGCCTTGCTTGGCGGTGCGCTTTTTCACATGCTGCCCGAATCGATAGAGGTGATCGGAAACGATCTCTCGGTCTATGTTTGGGTCGCGGCCGGCATGTTCTCGTTTTATCTGCTCGAGCAGTTCCTGCACTGGCATCACTGCCACCGGCCGATAAGCGAGCACCGGCCGTTGGGCTATTTGATCCTGGCCGCCGACGGCCTGCACAACCTCGTCGGCGGGGTGGCGGTCGGTAGCGCATTCGTCGTCGACGTCCGCCTCGGCGTCGTGACGTGGCTGGTGGCGGCGGCACACGAGATCCCCCAGGAGCTCGGCGATTTCGGGATTCTCGTGCACAGCGGATGGAGTGCGCGGCACGCGCTGCTGTACAACGTCGCCTCGGCGTTGACGTTCCCCATCGGCGGGTTACTCGCCTACGGTTTCGCGGGCCACGTCGACGTCGCCTACCTCGTGCCGTTCGCCGCGGGCAATTTCATCTACATCGCGCTCGCCGACCTGCTTCCGGAGATCACCACCTCACCCCACCCGCGGCACAAGATCGTCTACAGCCTCTGTTTCGCAGCCGGGCTGGTGCTCCTCGGCGTCACCGCGGTGCTCGTGTGA